In Carassius gibelio isolate Cgi1373 ecotype wild population from Czech Republic chromosome B19, carGib1.2-hapl.c, whole genome shotgun sequence, one DNA window encodes the following:
- the hivep3a gene encoding transcription factor HIVEP3 isoform X1: protein MEALHSQLTTGEQSGCLENQNETPAESPQPHSVPQYHEQNKVVTEQQHAQQQKQQNLNIERKRLRIQRKIAQETETVKDEMSSRTSEFLDTKMRQPTEMPSGEASSAVSATPSCSTDEAMEGTPRQKRERKPQKPGKYVCSYCGRACAKPSVLQKHIRSHTGERPYPCAPCGFSFKTKSNLYKHRKSHTHRVKAGLTAETEGPGISCSEEPLTESDEERQRSSFLEKQRMSIEEPNVTEKGSEEQLQGIEDSHAVKKRLAMRLSRGRRTPIGSSDEASSSFGLSSKGSTESGYFSRSESTEVSQDSPPNTSAKSYAEVILGKFGRLGHLQRTAPEQHGNPAGQEGKRIPFTVPKKQVIDHITKLITINEAVVDTSKIDSVKPRRFSLSRRSSTEVKPASSKEPFLYSPKEIDLSAKSSGSITLGVPCEKFQHHPLIIQQADPTTTAPLLRSHSMPSDAGVSDLSETSHSLRLSQSFDDQQPVQNRRHGMLRRQPAIELPIGAEMTMEEQLYSSSTFHPSVSTVPHPSLKQETSECDACGIVFSDWERYQTHKQHCCTVHISQQTESQVYQVKEPTRTDTTRPGAFAFRKRRKEESIELEDPSLPSASYIPLKGFKQSCEQPVKETTQEHGTDGALKGISVIQHTSSFEKHDSTLKNPGPDEVSHSHDVSHCSPYSESKQQASKPSFRKLVRQHNVPEILVTEDSNTNTVAASLLPTVPKIKDIEKVSEFQWPQRSTTLAQLPIEKLPPKKKRLRLAEAAQSSGDSSFESMSLTHSPSQDSCVSHTSSRSTSFEETCKGDADMTPTRRSRATHTLTIPTNSHREMRRSASEQAPHVPQPANLIMETRSRSFDYSSLSPDRTTAGWKERRKCLLMRHSAVREPEEEDQTSKAINASSPTLRNITLPSYSPGTSYSPTTTHLVTLSNTVHAFGEKQVMQLQHILSENTQQNALQLTPVIHTDQPRTVGSLICPSGAARAHYSSMSTGLKLEIPLENELVNSDTRVNQPYLTHYHHQNLGFDVTSNPEPMRHLPAQIIPVRINSHLPHYAGSIYTTVSQTFTARPQEPCCSGVGSVAVVSNLEIMHQQPISDGSKSASAGTTKRVLSPTSGEELIPESEQQQKRVKEEEDNRENESRNNKVLIECKKEERFGEQSVIFPIEQKEPSFPTLNTNLNFSWCYLNYIKPNPSIQSEQQNSVYSSWSTSTRNPYPPGLTSKDMLALLHCRQRQEGLIYTMADMSPSLDRKQETPDSQKPNVTEVHATQPTELKETQQTELTEVEKKTSEEKEDQQFTSKYSSRVQICEGGYRSSEEYVYVRGRGRGRYVCEECGIRCKKPSMLRKHIRLHTDARPYVCQHCNIAFKTKGNLTKHMKSKAHGKRCPEGTAPGPVQCELETDEGGDSDKHLLETELVEEHQFSDAEETDEDEPEDNDEGDEQGSPKTPSLSRDPPGSCGVSGLSNPGWEQHPKLPVSMSPRKPSHYREASSPKTTKSVITLPLLEPSTGKCSSPIRSLSPGLQMSPALPQSPGRCPSPRLSFSPASCLSSLSPSNRQASPFPERRVSPIRALSPKHPASPSCPLALTVGASVTIQYPADEPRDSTKTSPSRLHLKTKLEKTHSPQRRTSMTQSWPPAQGCLSRNTQPKEGQRVLSHLPLHSQPQVMTPSLSLTIPIGGIQMVQPRSNILLRSASLNHSVAQMTVTLLTKEKGADGSPPGDVSHPRNQLIVFTEPAVEMSSKSDASSDEGAVQAELGSKKKEVPSVPMTTWKSISQRNNRKHPRSPKKAQPVDASRTSMDAKC from the exons ATGGAGGCCTTGCATAGCCAGTTGACCACAGGGGAGCAATCTGGATGTTTAGAAAATCAGAATGAGACTCCAGCGGAAAGCCCCCAGCCACATTCGGTCCCACAGTATCATGAACAGAACAAGGTTGTCACCGAGCAGCAACATGCACAACAGCAAAAACAACAGAATCTCAATATTGAGAGAAAACGTCTCCGAATACAGAGGAAAATTGCTCAGGAGACAGAAACTGTTAAAGATGAAATGTCATCGAGAActtctgaatttcttgacactaAAATGAGGCAGCCTACTGAAATGCCATCTGGAGAAGCCTCCTCAGCAGTATCAGCTACACCATCCTGTTCCACGGATGAGGCCATGGAAGGTACACCCAGACAAAAACGTGAACGTAAACCTCAAAAGCCCGGAAAGtatgtgtgctcatactgtggccGGGCTTGTGCTAAACCTAGTGTGCTTCAGAAACATATTCGATCCCACACTGGAGAGAGACCTTACCCCTGTGCGCCATGTGGGTTCTCCTTCAAGACTAAAAGTAACCTTTACAAACACAGAAAGTCCCACACTCATAGGGTGAAAGCTGGTCTGACTGCAGAAACGGAGGGACCAGGTATAAGTTGTTCAGAGGAGCCACTTACAGAATCAGATGAAGAAAGACAACGATCTTCCTTTTTAGAAAAACAAAGAATGTCCATTGAAGAGCCAAATGTCACAGAAAAGGGCTCTGAGGAACAGTTACAAGGTATAGAAGACTCCCATGCAGTTAAAAAGAGACTTGCAATGAGACTTAGCAGAGGAAGACGAACACCTATAGGATCATCTGATGAAGCATCCTCATCATTTGGTCTAAGTAGCAAAGGTAGCACAGAGTCTGGCTATTTCTCTCGATCTGAGAGCACAGAAGTCTCTCAAGATAGTCCACCAAACACAAGTGCCAAAAGTTATGCAGAAGTCATACTTGGAAAGTTTGGTCGCCTTGGTCATTTACAAAGGACTGCTCCTGAACAACATGGCAATCCTGCTGGACAAGAAGGGAAAAGAATTCCATTCACTGTACCTAAAAAGCAAGTTATCGACCACATAACTAAACTCATTACCATCAATGAGGCTGTGGTAGACACCAGTAAGATTGATAGTGTCAAACCCAGAAGGTTCTCACTCTCTAGGAGAAGCAGCACAGAAGTGAAGCCAGCCTCTTCTAAAGAGCCCTTTCTTTACAGTCCTAAAGAAATAGATCTGAGTGCAAAGAGCAGTGGTTCCATCACTCTTGGTGTACCTTGTGAGAAATTTCAGCACCATCCTCTTATTATCCAGCAAGCTGACCCGACCACCACTGCTCCTCTTCTAAGAAGTCACTCTATGCCCTCAGATGCAGGTGTTAGTGATCTGTCTGAAACTTCTCATAGCCTTCGCCTTAGCCAATCCTTTGATGACCAGCAGCCAGTTCAGAATCGGCGTCACGGTATGCTAAGACGGCAACCTGCCATTGAATTGCCCATAGGTGCTGAAATGACCATGGAGGAACAACTGTATTCCAGCTCAACATTTCATCCATCAGTTTCGACAGTGCCTCATCCAAGCCTAAAACAAGAGACATCTGAATGTGATGCATGTGGTATAGTTTTTTCTGACTGGGAGAGatatcaaacacacaaacagcacTGCTGTACGGTTCATATTTCTCAACAAACTGAAAGTCAAGTCTACCAAGTGAAAGAACCCACAAGAACAGACACAACTCGTCCTGGTGCTTTTGCATTtagaaaaagaaggaaagaagagaGTATTGAACTTGAAGATCCTTCTTTACCATCTGCTTCTTATATACCACTGAAAGGTTTTAAACAATCATGTGAACAGCCTGTTAAAGAGACCACTCAAGAACATGGTACAGACGGTGCTTTGAAAGGAATATCTGTCATACAGCATACTAGTTCATTTGAGAAACATGATAGTACTTTAAAAAACCCTGGACCAGATGAGGTCTCTCACTCGCATGATGTCTCTCACTGTTCTCCTTACTCAGAATCAAAGCAGCAAGCAAGTAAACCATCCTTCCGTAAACTTGTACGCCAACACAATGTGCCAGAAATTTTGGTCACTGAAGATTCAAACACCAACACAGTGGCAGCATCACTCCTTCCAACTGTCCCAAAAATAAAGGACATTGAAAAAGTCAGTGAGTTCCAATGGCCCCAAAGAAGTACAACTTTGGCCCAACTTCCAATTGAAAAGTTACCACCTAAAAAGAAACGTCTTCGTCTCGCAGAAGCTGCCCAGTCATCAGGGGACTCAAGCTTTGAATCAATGTCCCTGACTCATAGTCCAAGTCAAGACAGTTGTGTGTCTCATACCTCCAGTCGATCAACTTCATTTGAAGAGACTTGCAAAGGTGATGCAGACATGACTCCAACTAGGAGATCAAGAGCCACTCATACTTTGACAATTCCCACAAATTCTCACCGAGAAATGAGGCGCTCTGCATCTGAGCAGGCGCCCCATGTACCTCAACCTGCTAACCTTATTATGGAAACTCGCAGTAGGTCATTCGACTACAGTAGTTTGTCTCCAGATCGAACCACTGCAGGATGGAAAGAAAGACGGAAATGCCTTCTAATGAGGCATAGTGCAGTGAGGGAACCTGAGGAGGAAGACCAAACTTCTAAAGCCATCAACGCCAGTTCTCCAACTCTAAGGAATATAACATTGCCTAGCTATAGCCCAGGCACCTCCTACAGTCCAACCACCACCCATCTTGTGACTTTAAGCAATACTGTACACGCATTTGGTGAGAAACAGGTCATGCAATTACAGCATATTTTATCAGAGAATACCCAGCAGAATGCATTGCAGTTGACCCCAGTGATACACACTGATCAGCCCAGAACAGTGGGAAGTCTTATTTGTCCATCAGGTGCTGCCAGAGCTCACTATTCTTCAATGTCGACAGGCCTTAAGCTTGAAATTCCACTAGAGAATGAACTGGTGAATTCTGATACAAGGGTCAACCAACCATACCTTACTCATTATCACCATCAGAATCTTGGTTTTGATGTTACTTCAAACCCAGAACCAATGAGACATTTACCAGCTCAGATAATTCCAGTCCGTATTAATTCACACCTTCCTCATTATGCAGGCTCAATTTACACTACAGTTTCACAAACATTTACCGCAAGGCCTCAGGAACCTTGCTGCTCTGGAGTCGGTTCAGTTGCAGTGGTTTCAAACCTTGAGATCATGCACCAACAACCAATATCTGATGGATCCAAATCAGCAAGTGCTGGCACAACCAAACGTGTGCTGTCCCCCACGAGCGGTGAGGAGCTCATCCCAGAaagtgaacaacaacaaaaacgagTGAAAGAGGAGGAGGACAATCGGGAAAATGAAAGTAGAAATAATAAAGTTTTGATCGAATGCAAGAAGGAAGAAAGATTTGGTGAGCAAAGTGTCATCTTCCCTATAGAACAGAAAGAACCTTCATTTCCGACTCTTAACACTAACCTTAATTTTAGCTGGTGCTATCTAAATTACATAAAGCCCAATCCATCCATACAGAGTGAACAACAAAACTCTGTCTATTCCTCATGGAGTACAAGTACCCGTAACCCATACCCTCCTGGCCTGACAAGCAAGGACATGCTAGCCTTGTTGCACTGCAGGCAGAGACAGGAAGGACTCATCTACACCATGGCGGACATGTCACCATCGCTGGACAGGAAACAAGAAACACCTGACTCCCAAAAGCCTAACGTGACTGAG GTACATGCCACCCAGCCCACAGAACTGAAAGAAACCCAGCAAACTGAGTTGACAGAGGTAGAAAAGAAAACATCAGAGGAGAAGGAAGATCAACAATTTACCTCCAAATACAGCTCACGGGTTCAGATTTGTGAGGGAGG CTACAGGTCGAGTGAGGAGTACGTGTATGTCCGGGGCCGTGGGAGGGGCAGATATGTTTGTGAAGAGTGTGGAATACGCTGTAAGAAACCCAGCATGCTGCGCAAACACATACGGCTGCACACGGACGCTCGGCCCTACGTCTGCCAGCACTGCAACATCGCCTTCAAAACCAAAG GGAATCTAACTAAACATATGAAGTCAAAGGCTCATGGGAAGAGATGTCCAGAGGGAACTGCTCCAGGACCGGTCCAGTGTGAGCTTGAGACAGATGAGGGAG GTGACAGTGATAAGCATCTCCTCGAGACGGAACTAGTGGAGGAGCATCAGTTCTCTGATGCAGAGGAGACAGATGAGGACGAGCCTGAAGATAATGATGAAGGTGATGAGCAAGGTTCGCCTAAAACCCCGTCTCTGTCCAGAGACCCTCCTGGCTCCTGTGGCGTCTCAGGCCTGTCAAACCCAGGCTGGGAGCAGCATCCCAAACTGCCTGTGAGCATGAGTCCCCGCAAACCGAGCCACTACAGAGAAGCCTCCTCTCCTAAGACCACCAAGTCTGTCATAACCCTTCCACTCCTCGAACCCTCCACAGGGAAGTGCTCGTCCCCCATCCGCAGCCTGTCTCCTGGCCTGCAAATGTCCCCTGCTTTACCGCAGTCTCCTGGACGATGTCCCTCGCCGAGACTCAGTTTCTCTCCAGCATCCTGCCTGTCCTCTTTGTCTCCTTCAAACCGCCAAGCCTCACCTTTCCCAGAGAGACGTGTGTCCCCCATTAGAGCCCTGTCCCCCAAACATCCTGCGTCTCCCAGTTGTCCACTTGCACTGACCGTCGGGGCCAGTGTGACTATTCAGTACCCAGCCGATGAACCCAGAGATTCAACAAAAACCTCGCCCAGCAGATTACACCTCAAGACCAAACTG GAGAAGACACACAGTCCTCAGAGAAGGACCAGCATGACACAGTCTTGGCCTCCGGCACAGGGgtgtctctccaggaacacacaGCCCAAGGAAGGCCAGCGCGTGTTAAGTCACCTGCCCCTGCACTCGCAGCCCCAGGTGATGACTCCCAGCCTCAGCCTCACCATTCCCATCGGTGGGATCCAGATGGTGCAGCCACGCTCCAatatactgctccggagcgcatCTCTGAACCACAGCGTGGCCCAGATGACCGTCACCCTGCTGACGAAGGAGAAAGGGGCCGATGGGAGTCCTCCAGGCGACGTTTCTCATCCCAGAAATCAGCTGATAGTGTTCACAGAGCCTGCGGTGGAGATGAGCTCGAAGAGCGACGCTTCCTCCGATGAAGGAGCAGTTCAAGCAGAGCTCGGTTCAAAAAAGAAGGAGGTTCCCAGTGTTCCCATGACCACATGGAAGAGTATCTCTCAAAGAAACAACAGAAAGCATCCTCGAAGTCCTAAGAAGGCTCAGCCGGTGGACGCTTCAAGAACATCCATGGATGCTAAGTGTTGA
- the hivep3a gene encoding transcription factor HIVEP3 isoform X2 has product MEALHSQLTTGEQSGCLENQNETPAESPQPHSVPQYHEQNKVVTEQQHAQQQKQQNLNIERKRLRIQRKIAQETETVKDEMSSRTSEFLDTKMRQPTEMPSGEASSAVSATPSCSTDEAMEGTPRQKRERKPQKPGKYVCSYCGRACAKPSVLQKHIRSHTGERPYPCAPCGFSFKTKSNLYKHRKSHTHRVKAGLTAETEGPGISCSEEPLTESDEERQRSSFLEKQRMSIEEPNVTEKGSEEQLQGIEDSHAVKKRLAMRLSRGRRTPIGSSDEASSSFGLSSKGSTESGYFSRSESTEVSQDSPPNTSAKSYAEVILGKFGRLGHLQRTAPEQHGNPAGQEGKRIPFTVPKKQVIDHITKLITINEAVVDTSKIDSVKPRRFSLSRRSSTEVKPASSKEPFLYSPKEIDLSAKSSGSITLGVPCEKFQHHPLIIQQADPTTTAPLLRSHSMPSDAGVSDLSETSHSLRLSQSFDDQQPVQNRRHGMLRRQPAIELPIGAEMTMEEQLYSSSTFHPSVSTVPHPSLKQETSECDACGIVFSDWERYQTHKQHCCTVHISQQTESQVYQVKEPTRTDTTRPGAFAFRKRRKEESIELEDPSLPSASYIPLKGFKQSCEQPVKETTQEHGTDGALKGISVIQHTSSFEKHDSTLKNPGPDEVSHSHDVSHCSPYSESKQQASKPSFRKLVRQHNVPEILVTEDSNTNTVAASLLPTVPKIKDIEKVSEFQWPQRSTTLAQLPIEKLPPKKKRLRLAEAAQSSGDSSFESMSLTHSPSQDSCVSHTSSRSTSFEETCKGDADMTPTRRSRATHTLTIPTNSHREMRRSASEQAPHVPQPANLIMETRSRSFDYSSLSPDRTTAGWKERRKCLLMRHSAVREPEEEDQTSKAINASSPTLRNITLPSYSPGTSYSPTTTHLVTLSNTVHAFGEKQVMQLQHILSENTQQNALQLTPVIHTDQPRTVGSLICPSGAARAHYSSMSTGLKLEIPLENELVNSDTRVNQPYLTHYHHQNLGFDVTSNPEPMRHLPAQIIPVRINSHLPHYAGSIYTTVSQTFTARPQEPCCSGVGSVAVVSNLEIMHQQPISDGSKSASAGTTKRVLSPTSGEELIPESEQQQKRVKEEEDNRENESRNNKVLIECKKEERFGEQSVIFPIEQKEPSFPTLNTNLNFSWCYLNYIKPNPSIQSEQQNSVYSSWSTSTRNPYPPGLTSKDMLALLHCRQRQEGLIYTMADMSPSLDRKQETPDSQKPNVTEVHATQPTELKETQQTELTEVEKKTSEEKEDQQFTSKYSSRVQICEGGYRSSEEYVYVRGRGRGRYVCEECGIRCKKPSMLRKHIRLHTDARPYVCQHCNIAFKTKGNLTKHMKSKAHGKRCPEGTAPGPVQCELETDEGGDSDKHLLETELVEEHQFSDAEETDEDEPEDNDEGDEQGSPKTPSLSRDPPGSCGVSGLSNPGWEQHPKLPVSMSPRKPSHYREASSPKTTKSVITLPLLEPSTGKCSSPIRSLSPGLQMSPALPQSPGRCPSPRLSFSPASCLSSLSPSNRQASPFPERRVSPIRALSPKHPASPSCPLALTVGASVTIQYPADEPRDSTKTSPSRLHLKTKLKTHSPQRRTSMTQSWPPAQGCLSRNTQPKEGQRVLSHLPLHSQPQVMTPSLSLTIPIGGIQMVQPRSNILLRSASLNHSVAQMTVTLLTKEKGADGSPPGDVSHPRNQLIVFTEPAVEMSSKSDASSDEGAVQAELGSKKKEVPSVPMTTWKSISQRNNRKHPRSPKKAQPVDASRTSMDAKC; this is encoded by the exons ATGGAGGCCTTGCATAGCCAGTTGACCACAGGGGAGCAATCTGGATGTTTAGAAAATCAGAATGAGACTCCAGCGGAAAGCCCCCAGCCACATTCGGTCCCACAGTATCATGAACAGAACAAGGTTGTCACCGAGCAGCAACATGCACAACAGCAAAAACAACAGAATCTCAATATTGAGAGAAAACGTCTCCGAATACAGAGGAAAATTGCTCAGGAGACAGAAACTGTTAAAGATGAAATGTCATCGAGAActtctgaatttcttgacactaAAATGAGGCAGCCTACTGAAATGCCATCTGGAGAAGCCTCCTCAGCAGTATCAGCTACACCATCCTGTTCCACGGATGAGGCCATGGAAGGTACACCCAGACAAAAACGTGAACGTAAACCTCAAAAGCCCGGAAAGtatgtgtgctcatactgtggccGGGCTTGTGCTAAACCTAGTGTGCTTCAGAAACATATTCGATCCCACACTGGAGAGAGACCTTACCCCTGTGCGCCATGTGGGTTCTCCTTCAAGACTAAAAGTAACCTTTACAAACACAGAAAGTCCCACACTCATAGGGTGAAAGCTGGTCTGACTGCAGAAACGGAGGGACCAGGTATAAGTTGTTCAGAGGAGCCACTTACAGAATCAGATGAAGAAAGACAACGATCTTCCTTTTTAGAAAAACAAAGAATGTCCATTGAAGAGCCAAATGTCACAGAAAAGGGCTCTGAGGAACAGTTACAAGGTATAGAAGACTCCCATGCAGTTAAAAAGAGACTTGCAATGAGACTTAGCAGAGGAAGACGAACACCTATAGGATCATCTGATGAAGCATCCTCATCATTTGGTCTAAGTAGCAAAGGTAGCACAGAGTCTGGCTATTTCTCTCGATCTGAGAGCACAGAAGTCTCTCAAGATAGTCCACCAAACACAAGTGCCAAAAGTTATGCAGAAGTCATACTTGGAAAGTTTGGTCGCCTTGGTCATTTACAAAGGACTGCTCCTGAACAACATGGCAATCCTGCTGGACAAGAAGGGAAAAGAATTCCATTCACTGTACCTAAAAAGCAAGTTATCGACCACATAACTAAACTCATTACCATCAATGAGGCTGTGGTAGACACCAGTAAGATTGATAGTGTCAAACCCAGAAGGTTCTCACTCTCTAGGAGAAGCAGCACAGAAGTGAAGCCAGCCTCTTCTAAAGAGCCCTTTCTTTACAGTCCTAAAGAAATAGATCTGAGTGCAAAGAGCAGTGGTTCCATCACTCTTGGTGTACCTTGTGAGAAATTTCAGCACCATCCTCTTATTATCCAGCAAGCTGACCCGACCACCACTGCTCCTCTTCTAAGAAGTCACTCTATGCCCTCAGATGCAGGTGTTAGTGATCTGTCTGAAACTTCTCATAGCCTTCGCCTTAGCCAATCCTTTGATGACCAGCAGCCAGTTCAGAATCGGCGTCACGGTATGCTAAGACGGCAACCTGCCATTGAATTGCCCATAGGTGCTGAAATGACCATGGAGGAACAACTGTATTCCAGCTCAACATTTCATCCATCAGTTTCGACAGTGCCTCATCCAAGCCTAAAACAAGAGACATCTGAATGTGATGCATGTGGTATAGTTTTTTCTGACTGGGAGAGatatcaaacacacaaacagcacTGCTGTACGGTTCATATTTCTCAACAAACTGAAAGTCAAGTCTACCAAGTGAAAGAACCCACAAGAACAGACACAACTCGTCCTGGTGCTTTTGCATTtagaaaaagaaggaaagaagagaGTATTGAACTTGAAGATCCTTCTTTACCATCTGCTTCTTATATACCACTGAAAGGTTTTAAACAATCATGTGAACAGCCTGTTAAAGAGACCACTCAAGAACATGGTACAGACGGTGCTTTGAAAGGAATATCTGTCATACAGCATACTAGTTCATTTGAGAAACATGATAGTACTTTAAAAAACCCTGGACCAGATGAGGTCTCTCACTCGCATGATGTCTCTCACTGTTCTCCTTACTCAGAATCAAAGCAGCAAGCAAGTAAACCATCCTTCCGTAAACTTGTACGCCAACACAATGTGCCAGAAATTTTGGTCACTGAAGATTCAAACACCAACACAGTGGCAGCATCACTCCTTCCAACTGTCCCAAAAATAAAGGACATTGAAAAAGTCAGTGAGTTCCAATGGCCCCAAAGAAGTACAACTTTGGCCCAACTTCCAATTGAAAAGTTACCACCTAAAAAGAAACGTCTTCGTCTCGCAGAAGCTGCCCAGTCATCAGGGGACTCAAGCTTTGAATCAATGTCCCTGACTCATAGTCCAAGTCAAGACAGTTGTGTGTCTCATACCTCCAGTCGATCAACTTCATTTGAAGAGACTTGCAAAGGTGATGCAGACATGACTCCAACTAGGAGATCAAGAGCCACTCATACTTTGACAATTCCCACAAATTCTCACCGAGAAATGAGGCGCTCTGCATCTGAGCAGGCGCCCCATGTACCTCAACCTGCTAACCTTATTATGGAAACTCGCAGTAGGTCATTCGACTACAGTAGTTTGTCTCCAGATCGAACCACTGCAGGATGGAAAGAAAGACGGAAATGCCTTCTAATGAGGCATAGTGCAGTGAGGGAACCTGAGGAGGAAGACCAAACTTCTAAAGCCATCAACGCCAGTTCTCCAACTCTAAGGAATATAACATTGCCTAGCTATAGCCCAGGCACCTCCTACAGTCCAACCACCACCCATCTTGTGACTTTAAGCAATACTGTACACGCATTTGGTGAGAAACAGGTCATGCAATTACAGCATATTTTATCAGAGAATACCCAGCAGAATGCATTGCAGTTGACCCCAGTGATACACACTGATCAGCCCAGAACAGTGGGAAGTCTTATTTGTCCATCAGGTGCTGCCAGAGCTCACTATTCTTCAATGTCGACAGGCCTTAAGCTTGAAATTCCACTAGAGAATGAACTGGTGAATTCTGATACAAGGGTCAACCAACCATACCTTACTCATTATCACCATCAGAATCTTGGTTTTGATGTTACTTCAAACCCAGAACCAATGAGACATTTACCAGCTCAGATAATTCCAGTCCGTATTAATTCACACCTTCCTCATTATGCAGGCTCAATTTACACTACAGTTTCACAAACATTTACCGCAAGGCCTCAGGAACCTTGCTGCTCTGGAGTCGGTTCAGTTGCAGTGGTTTCAAACCTTGAGATCATGCACCAACAACCAATATCTGATGGATCCAAATCAGCAAGTGCTGGCACAACCAAACGTGTGCTGTCCCCCACGAGCGGTGAGGAGCTCATCCCAGAaagtgaacaacaacaaaaacgagTGAAAGAGGAGGAGGACAATCGGGAAAATGAAAGTAGAAATAATAAAGTTTTGATCGAATGCAAGAAGGAAGAAAGATTTGGTGAGCAAAGTGTCATCTTCCCTATAGAACAGAAAGAACCTTCATTTCCGACTCTTAACACTAACCTTAATTTTAGCTGGTGCTATCTAAATTACATAAAGCCCAATCCATCCATACAGAGTGAACAACAAAACTCTGTCTATTCCTCATGGAGTACAAGTACCCGTAACCCATACCCTCCTGGCCTGACAAGCAAGGACATGCTAGCCTTGTTGCACTGCAGGCAGAGACAGGAAGGACTCATCTACACCATGGCGGACATGTCACCATCGCTGGACAGGAAACAAGAAACACCTGACTCCCAAAAGCCTAACGTGACTGAG GTACATGCCACCCAGCCCACAGAACTGAAAGAAACCCAGCAAACTGAGTTGACAGAGGTAGAAAAGAAAACATCAGAGGAGAAGGAAGATCAACAATTTACCTCCAAATACAGCTCACGGGTTCAGATTTGTGAGGGAGG CTACAGGTCGAGTGAGGAGTACGTGTATGTCCGGGGCCGTGGGAGGGGCAGATATGTTTGTGAAGAGTGTGGAATACGCTGTAAGAAACCCAGCATGCTGCGCAAACACATACGGCTGCACACGGACGCTCGGCCCTACGTCTGCCAGCACTGCAACATCGCCTTCAAAACCAAAG GGAATCTAACTAAACATATGAAGTCAAAGGCTCATGGGAAGAGATGTCCAGAGGGAACTGCTCCAGGACCGGTCCAGTGTGAGCTTGAGACAGATGAGGGAG GTGACAGTGATAAGCATCTCCTCGAGACGGAACTAGTGGAGGAGCATCAGTTCTCTGATGCAGAGGAGACAGATGAGGACGAGCCTGAAGATAATGATGAAGGTGATGAGCAAGGTTCGCCTAAAACCCCGTCTCTGTCCAGAGACCCTCCTGGCTCCTGTGGCGTCTCAGGCCTGTCAAACCCAGGCTGGGAGCAGCATCCCAAACTGCCTGTGAGCATGAGTCCCCGCAAACCGAGCCACTACAGAGAAGCCTCCTCTCCTAAGACCACCAAGTCTGTCATAACCCTTCCACTCCTCGAACCCTCCACAGGGAAGTGCTCGTCCCCCATCCGCAGCCTGTCTCCTGGCCTGCAAATGTCCCCTGCTTTACCGCAGTCTCCTGGACGATGTCCCTCGCCGAGACTCAGTTTCTCTCCAGCATCCTGCCTGTCCTCTTTGTCTCCTTCAAACCGCCAAGCCTCACCTTTCCCAGAGAGACGTGTGTCCCCCATTAGAGCCCTGTCCCCCAAACATCCTGCGTCTCCCAGTTGTCCACTTGCACTGACCGTCGGGGCCAGTGTGACTATTCAGTACCCAGCCGATGAACCCAGAGATTCAACAAAAACCTCGCCCAGCAGATTACACCTCAAGACCAAACTG AAGACACACAGTCCTCAGAGAAGGACCAGCATGACACAGTCTTGGCCTCCGGCACAGGGgtgtctctccaggaacacacaGCCCAAGGAAGGCCAGCGCGTGTTAAGTCACCTGCCCCTGCACTCGCAGCCCCAGGTGATGACTCCCAGCCTCAGCCTCACCATTCCCATCGGTGGGATCCAGATGGTGCAGCCACGCTCCAatatactgctccggagcgcatCTCTGAACCACAGCGTGGCCCAGATGACCGTCACCCTGCTGACGAAGGAGAAAGGGGCCGATGGGAGTCCTCCAGGCGACGTTTCTCATCCCAGAAATCAGCTGATAGTGTTCACAGAGCCTGCGGTGGAGATGAGCTCGAAGAGCGACGCTTCCTCCGATGAAGGAGCAGTTCAAGCAGAGCTCGGTTCAAAAAAGAAGGAGGTTCCCAGTGTTCCCATGACCACATGGAAGAGTATCTCTCAAAGAAACAACAGAAAGCATCCTCGAAGTCCTAAGAAGGCTCAGCCGGTGGACGCTTCAAGAACATCCATGGATGCTAAGTGTTGA